Below is a window of Haloterrigena alkaliphila DNA.
AGCTATGAAAAGAGGTAAACCGGCCGCCGTGCATCACCAATCCATGAAGGAGTACAAGATGCGTCGCGGTGAGTACCTCGAGGAGCGAATCCCCGATATGGAGGCCACTGTCCAGGATTACTTCGGCCCCATCACCGATACGGAGGAGTTCAAGGGGAGCGACCTCTTCGTGATCGGCGAACCCGACAACCCCGTCTTCGAGAAGGTCGTCGTCGGGACGGTCGAGTACTCCGGCAAGAAGGACAAACTCGCCGTCGAGTTCTACGAACGCGACCCGACCGAACTCGGTCCGGACGAACTCGAGGCCGCCGGCGAGGCCGTCGACGCCAAGAACGACTTCCTGCTCGAGGCGACCGGCCGTGACGCCAAGTCCCGTCGCGAGTCGATGAAACGCGCCGTCGAGGACGACCCCGACCACGACTTCTGACGACCCCGTTTGTACTCGGTCAGGCTCCGCCAGCGCGGAGCGGAATCGCCGCGTCAGCACGTAGCGGAATCGCCGCGATTCGGTGACGGTACGCCGGACGCTACCGACGGCGTATCGATCGGTGTGCGGATCGACGGCACTGCCGGGACAGCGACGACTAGTCGCGATCGGCGCGGCGTTCGTGGACCTCGACCAGCCGCGCGCCGGAACTCCGGGAGACGAGATCGATGATATCGCCGACTTCGACCTCGTTGAAGTCCAACCGGGCGACCGTCGTCAGTCGGCAGTCGTCGCTCCCGGGTTCGCAGACGCTGATCCGATACTCGACGCCCTCGAAGTGGGCCTCGAGTTTCTCGGCGAGCGAGTCGGAGATGACGAGGGGCTCGTCGGGATCGATCTCGAGGTCGTCGTGGAGTTCGAGGTAGAACGGGCCGTCGGCGGGATCGTACCGGCGAACTGCCACGTCTGCCGGTTCGTCGTCGCCACGCGGATAGAGCCGGATCGCCTTCTCCGCGACCTCGACGCGGTCGGCGATACCGAGTCGGGCCGCACAGCCCGCGAGCAGGAGCGACGGCACGGTAGCGAGAAACCCACGTCGGTTCACTACTGGAGTCCTTCGATGACGGTAGTGGTGTACTTTTCCCCAGCAAGAATCGACCGACGAATGAGTCCGAAACGGCTTTCACCGGGCCGCGAGAGTCCATGGACGATGGAACTGACCGCGTTCCTCGCCGCGACGCTGGTCGCCCACGTCTGCTTCGCGATATTCGTCACCGGCCACGCCGTGGTGACCGATCGGGACGCCGGGAACTGGCCGTACGTCACGCTCGCGCTGGGAATCGCGGGCGTCGCTGCGTACTTCTTCTACGACGAACCGTAGGTTCGGGTCACGGAACCGAACGGGAGGGAGCGACGAGGAAAACGCGTTGCATCCGCTCAGGCGAGGAAGACGTGTCTCGGCCGGTCGGCGAGGACGTCGCGGCCGAACTCGACGGCCTCCGAGAAGGCGTCGCTGCGGAAGAACTGCATCGCGTCCTCGCGGGCGTCCCAGCGGCTGGCGATGAACATGTCGTTCTCGTCCTCGCGGTTCACGAGGAGGTCGGTCTTTCGGTGACCGTCCATCCCCGCGAGGAGGTCGGCGGCGTCCTCGAAGGCGCCGACGAAGTCCCCGCGGTGCTCGGGCTTGACCGTGTAGAACATGCCCATCGTCCCCCAGGAGTCGCCCTCGTCATCGCCCGCCTGACGAACGATATCGGGCAGTTCGGCGAGGAAGCCGGCGGCCGTGTTCGCGGCGCGCTCGGTCTCCCAGAGGCTGACGATCGCCGTCTCCGCGTCGTCGTCGCGCTCGCGGGTTCCCCGCTCGCCATTCCGAGGCGGCTCCGCCGCCTCGCTCGCCTCGTAGACGGCCGTCTTCTCGTGCGTGTCGTAGTGGTCGAAGTTCCCCCGGAGGCCGTCGACCTCCTCGGACAGTTCGTCGGGGTCGGCAGCGGAGTAGAGCACGACCGCGTGGACGTCCTCGCCGTGGGGCTGGCCCGCGTAGACGCCCAGTTCCTCGAGTTCGCTGCGGACGTCTCCGTCGTCGCCGCTTTCATTACCGGAGTCGGCGCCGTGGTGGCCGTCGCCCGACCCGCCGTGGGCGTGTCCGCTCGAGTCACCGTGCGCGTGGTCGTCGGAGCCGTGGTGGTGACCGCCGTGCTCGCTGCCCGCGTGGGGGTGCCCGCCGTGGGCGTCCTCGCCCTCGTGCGGGACGGGGTCGCCGGCGAGGAACGCGCGGAGGTCCGCCGGCGGGAACCGGCGGGCCGAGAGGAACCGGCCGAACTCGGCGTAGCGCGAACTCGAGGGGTCGAAGCGCATCTCGTAGAGCAGGTCCTTCACGTCGGTCGGATCGTCGCCGAAGAGCGTGACGCCCCACTCGAAGTCGTCGAGGCCGATGCTGCCGGAGATGATCTGGGTAACTTTCCCGGCGTAGTCCCGGCCGATGTCGCCGTGGCTCGAGAGGTGTTCGGCGCGCTCATCGAAGGACAGGTCGTACCAGTTGTCCTCGGGGTCGCGGCGCTTGTTCATCGGGTAGAAACTGCAGAACTCGGCGTCCGGAATCGACGGGGTGAGTCGCGACTCGATGTAGCGGGCCATGCTGGCGTCTTCGACCTCCGAGTCGTCCTCGAAGAACTCCTGGGACATGTAGCCCGAGACCTCCGTGACGGAGAGGTAGGAGTCGGCCCGTTCGGTGAACTCGGCCAGCGCAGTTTGCTCGAACCGGCGCTCGAGCGCGTCGAGGTCGCCGAGCGTCGGCCGCAGGTGCAAGACGAGCAGGTCGGCCTTGTGGCCCAGCACCGAGAACGTCGCCGAGTCCCCCTCGTCGGCGTCGGTGACGGACTCGGCGCCGGTCAGGAAGTCGACGCCCTCCTCGATCGCCTGCGACCGACGACGCTCCGGCGCGTCGCGCCAGGCGTCCCAGTCGATCGACCGGAAATCGTGCAGGACGTACCAGCCCTCTTCGGTCTGTGGCGGCTGTCGTCGTTCCATACTCGCGGGTTGGGGTGGAGACGCCAAGAAGGACCGGGTTTCGCGCCAGCACCGATCGCACCCCGGCCGCCGGTTCTCGCGACGACCCGCACGACGGCGCCGGCGGCGAATTCCGGCGACCGAAACCATTTACGTACGCCCGGTCAAACGGCGTCCACATGCGGAAAAGTGGGCCGCCGAAAGGACTCATCGCCTATCTCGTCCTCGAGTTACTCGAGGAGAAGCCCCGGTACGGCTACGAGATCCTGAAAGAGATCCGAGAGATCAGCGGCGGTCACTGGGAGCCCTCCTACGGCTCGGTCTACCCCATCCTCTACAAGTTCGAGGAGAAGGGGTGGACCGAACGGATCGAACGCGAGGACGAACCCGATCGGAAGTACTTCGAACTCACCGACGACGGTCACGCGGAACTCGCGGACCGCCGGGAGAACTGTACCGAGAAGGCCCGGGACTTCGCCGACGTCATCCTCGGCTTCTTCCACGTCTACGCGGCGTTCTCGACGGACGAGCGGTTCGAGATTCCCGACCACGACGGCGAGTGGCGCTTCGACGAGACGTTCAGCGCGTGGATCGTCGAACAGATGGTCCGCCACCACGAACACTACTTCGACAGCGAGTTCGAGCGCGTCGAGGCGACGCCGGACGAGTTCTACGAGCGCCACGGGGTCGACGCGGACCGAGAGGACGACGACGCGGAGGCGGCGGTCGACGGCGACTCCTGATCGCCGGCGCTCGAGCGATGGTCCGCCCGTTCGGCGCTCGTCCAGCGGACCGACACGCCGCGGGCGACGTCGATCAGCGCCTTGACGGCGATGGCGTCGAGGAGCTGTTTGAACCCGACCACCAGCAGCGGCGCGTGCAGGAGGAGTCGCCGGTCGTTCCCGCCGACGGAAAGCGCGACGGCGGCAGCGAGAGTCTGTATCGCGAGGAACGCGGCGAAGAAGACGGCGAGTTCGGCGACCAGCCCGCCCGCGATTGCGAGCGCGATCGCCGCCAGGACGACGACGCCGGCCAGCGGGAGGAACGTCATCGAGAGCGCGAACGGCGGGAGGACGAGCGGTTGGTGACCGCGACGGCCGAGGTCGCGGCCCCGGCGTCGGGGTCGTCGACCAGCGTGGGACGAGGATGGCAGCGACGCGGCCTCGACGCGGGTCGGTTCGCGGACGGTCCCGGCGATGCGGTCCCCCGCTTGCCGGGATCGGAGCTAGCGGAGGAACGGCAGGAACAGCACGGCGAGGAAACTGACGAGCATCGTCAGCCCGATGGTCGTCGTCACCGAGCGGACGTGGCCGCGGGTGGTCTCGAAGGGGAGCCGCGAGACGATCGCTTCGGTACTCGTTCGGAGGATGTGACCCCCGTCGAGCGGGAACGCCGGAATGCAGTTGAAGAAGCCGAGTTGCACGTTGATCCAGCCGGTCCAGAACAGCAGGTTCGCGAGGAAGAAGACCGTGCTATCGCCCAGTGGAGCGAGCGCCCCACCGACCTCGTAGAAGTTCTCCACGCCGCCGGTGAAGCCGGCGAAGTTGAACGGCAGGAAGCCGGCGACGCCGCTCACCGGGAGCATGACCGCCACGCCGATCTTTCCGAGGAAGGAGTCGGTCAAGGCGGTGGACGATCCTCCGTCGCCGCCGAGGACCGACAGGTACGTCCCGGCGGGATACAACTGCACGCCGATCGGGTCGAGTTCGAAGCCGGACGTGCCGGGGTTCTGAAAGACGCCGAGGAAGCCGCTGTCCTGATTCGGGTGCTCACCGAGGGTCACCGCGTACTCGACGCGTTCGCCGTTCATGACTCCCGCGACGGAAACCTCCGCGCCCGGTTCGCTCTCCGTGAGCAGCGCGTCGAGGTCGTCGTTGGAGTAGACGCGCTCGCCGTCGAAGCGCGTGACGACGAGCGTGTCGTCGGTCGGACCGGTCGCTTCCTCGAGCGGACCGTCCTCGGCGACGTCGACGGCGGCGCCGATCGGCACCTCGCGCTCGAGTTCGTCGCCGTCGCGCTCGATCGTCAGCGAGACGGTGGCGTCGTCGCCGACGGCCTCGAAGAAGGCGGCTTCGGTGCCGACACGCTCGCCGTTCACCGCGACGATTTTGTCGCCGGCGGCCAGTCCGCCGGGTCCGTCCTCCATCGCCGTGGTGACGAGCAGCGTTCGCTCGACGGTGGCGGTTCGCTCGCCGTTGATCTCGACCTCGAGTTGCTCGCCGTTGGCGGTCCCGACGGCCTCCTCGAGGTCGTCGTTCGTTTCGACGGGCGTTCCGCCGACGGCGGTGATTCGATCGTTCGGTTCGATGCCGGCTGTCTCGGCGGGGGAGCCGGGTGCGACGCCGCCGACGGCGGCGCCGGATGCGACCCCGATCGAGCCGGCGATCGGGCCGAATAGCAGGGCGAAAGCGATGATCGTCACCGCGAAGTTGTTGGTGACGCCGGCCGCGAACATCCGCGTCTGGCCCCCTCGGGAGGCGTTCTTGCTCTCCTCCTGATCGGGTTCGACGAACGCGCCCATCGGGATGATCGCGAGCATCGCGACGCCCATCGACTCGATCTCGATGTCCTCGACGCGACAGAGCAGGCCGTGACCCCCCTCGTGGACGACCAGCCCGACCAGCAGCCCGAAGACGATTCCGGGCGTCGCGGACAGCGGCAGGAAGTCGTTGACGCCG
It encodes the following:
- a CDS encoding DUF5611 family protein, translated to MKEYKMRRGEYLEERIPDMEATVQDYFGPITDTEEFKGSDLFVIGEPDNPVFEKVVVGTVEYSGKKDKLAVEFYERDPTELGPDELEAAGEAVDAKNDFLLEATGRDAKSRRESMKRAVEDDPDHDF
- a CDS encoding heme-binding protein, which translates into the protein MERRQPPQTEEGWYVLHDFRSIDWDAWRDAPERRRSQAIEEGVDFLTGAESVTDADEGDSATFSVLGHKADLLVLHLRPTLGDLDALERRFEQTALAEFTERADSYLSVTEVSGYMSQEFFEDDSEVEDASMARYIESRLTPSIPDAEFCSFYPMNKRRDPEDNWYDLSFDERAEHLSSHGDIGRDYAGKVTQIISGSIGLDDFEWGVTLFGDDPTDVKDLLYEMRFDPSSSRYAEFGRFLSARRFPPADLRAFLAGDPVPHEGEDAHGGHPHAGSEHGGHHHGSDDHAHGDSSGHAHGGSGDGHHGADSGNESGDDGDVRSELEELGVYAGQPHGEDVHAVVLYSAADPDELSEEVDGLRGNFDHYDTHEKTAVYEASEAAEPPRNGERGTRERDDDAETAIVSLWETERAANTAAGFLAELPDIVRQAGDDEGDSWGTMGMFYTVKPEHRGDFVGAFEDAADLLAGMDGHRKTDLLVNREDENDMFIASRWDAREDAMQFFRSDAFSEAVEFGRDVLADRPRHVFLA
- a CDS encoding PadR family transcriptional regulator gives rise to the protein MRKSGPPKGLIAYLVLELLEEKPRYGYEILKEIREISGGHWEPSYGSVYPILYKFEEKGWTERIEREDEPDRKYFELTDDGHAELADRRENCTEKARDFADVILGFFHVYAAFSTDERFEIPDHDGEWRFDETFSAWIVEQMVRHHEHYFDSEFERVEATPDEFYERHGVDADREDDDAEAAVDGDS
- a CDS encoding site-2 protease family protein translates to MDHGFLAVVSVPELAGSETLTWVAVGLLVYWFAIVALQRADLLPEYVGTQGPILTFHTKRGRAFLDRLAGPTRFWRAWANVGVGIAIVVMVAMFVMFLFAGISAILSPQPPSDVQQPRNIVPFPGVNDFLPLSATPGIVFGLLVGLVVHEGGHGLLCRVEDIEIESMGVAMLAIIPMGAFVEPDQEESKNASRGGQTRMFAAGVTNNFAVTIIAFALLFGPIAGSIGVASGAAVGGVAPGSPAETAGIEPNDRITAVGGTPVETNDDLEEAVGTANGEQLEVEINGERTATVERTLLVTTAMEDGPGGLAAGDKIVAVNGERVGTEAAFFEAVGDDATVSLTIERDGDELEREVPIGAAVDVAEDGPLEEATGPTDDTLVVTRFDGERVYSNDDLDALLTESEPGAEVSVAGVMNGERVEYAVTLGEHPNQDSGFLGVFQNPGTSGFELDPIGVQLYPAGTYLSVLGGDGGSSTALTDSFLGKIGVAVMLPVSGVAGFLPFNFAGFTGGVENFYEVGGALAPLGDSTVFFLANLLFWTGWINVQLGFFNCIPAFPLDGGHILRTSTEAIVSRLPFETTRGHVRSVTTTIGLTMLVSFLAVLFLPFLR